The proteins below are encoded in one region of Paraburkholderia aromaticivorans:
- a CDS encoding DUF4148 domain-containing protein produces MKSLIKAVVIVASLAASATVFAQSNSRITREQVRAELVQLQQAGYHVGDGDQARYPEAIQAAEARVAARNGETSGYGGSVAGSSESGRPAVSAADWNAMYSR; encoded by the coding sequence ATGAAGTCCCTGATCAAGGCTGTCGTTATCGTCGCTTCGTTGGCGGCTTCGGCCACCGTATTCGCCCAATCGAATTCCCGCATCACGCGCGAGCAGGTGCGCGCGGAGCTGGTTCAACTGCAGCAGGCCGGCTATCACGTCGGCGACGGCGATCAGGCGCGTTACCCGGAAGCGATTCAGGCCGCGGAAGCCCGCGTCGCCGCGCGCAACGGCGAGACCAGCGGTTATGGCGGCAGCGTGGCGGGTTCGTCGGAAAGCGGCCGCCCGGCTGTGTCCGCAGCGGACTGGAATGCGATGTATAGCCGTTGA
- a CDS encoding carbonic anhydrase, translating to MQEIIEGLIRFQREVFPQQSALFKRLSMAQSPSTLFVTCSDSRVVPELLTQTEPGSLFVIRNAGNIVPSYGPEPGGVSATVEYAVAVLGVRDIVICGHSNCGAMTAISTCKNLDHLPAVAGWLRHADAAKAINASRTYHSDAECLEALVKDNVIAQLANIRTHPCVAVGLANQTLRLHGWIFDIETGTMLALDGRTGKFLPLADNLDIYAV from the coding sequence GTGCAGGAAATCATCGAGGGTCTCATTCGCTTTCAACGCGAAGTCTTTCCGCAGCAGAGTGCATTGTTTAAGCGTCTGTCGATGGCGCAAAGTCCCAGTACGCTTTTCGTGACGTGCTCGGATAGCCGTGTCGTACCGGAGCTGCTCACGCAGACCGAGCCCGGATCGCTGTTCGTGATCCGCAATGCGGGCAACATCGTGCCGTCTTATGGTCCGGAGCCGGGCGGCGTGTCGGCAACCGTCGAGTACGCGGTGGCCGTGTTGGGCGTGCGCGATATCGTGATTTGCGGCCACTCGAATTGCGGCGCGATGACCGCGATCTCGACCTGCAAAAACCTCGACCATCTGCCGGCGGTGGCGGGCTGGCTGCGTCACGCGGATGCGGCCAAGGCCATCAACGCATCACGCACTTACCATTCGGACGCCGAGTGTCTCGAAGCGCTGGTCAAAGACAACGTGATTGCGCAACTTGCGAACATTCGCACGCATCCGTGCGTCGCGGTCGGACTCGCGAACCAGACGCTGCGGCTGCACGGCTGGATCTTCGACATTGAAACCGGCACGATGCTCGCGCTCGACGGGCGCACGGGCAAGTTTTTGCCGCTGGCGGACAACCTCGACATCTACGCCGTCTAA
- a CDS encoding carbonic anhydrase, whose product MCGRHLSSPMRRNLLLAGASSITLAGLSRHVAVAAEPVSGTAPNSIPPAEALDRLMQGNARYAANTPSNRDYSAGRVARVAAQYPIAAIVGCADSRVAPELAFDQGPGDLFVVRVAGNFVNDDILASLEYGVEFLGVPLIMVLGHTQCGAVTATVKALKDGVHLPGHLPELVRAIKPAVQMAQVAKGDQGEDLVARTTIENVRLNTNRLIVSRPLIGPYVKSGKVKIVGGIYDLATGKVTLL is encoded by the coding sequence ATGTGCGGCCGTCATCTGTCTTCCCCCATGCGGCGCAATCTGCTGCTGGCCGGTGCGTCGTCGATCACGTTGGCGGGCTTGTCGCGGCACGTTGCCGTGGCGGCGGAGCCGGTGTCCGGCACTGCACCGAATTCGATTCCACCTGCTGAAGCGCTCGACCGCTTGATGCAGGGTAACGCCCGCTACGCCGCGAATACCCCTTCAAACAGGGACTATTCCGCTGGCCGCGTGGCGCGTGTCGCAGCGCAGTATCCGATTGCCGCCATCGTGGGCTGCGCGGATTCGCGGGTCGCGCCGGAGCTCGCCTTCGATCAGGGACCGGGCGATCTGTTCGTAGTGCGCGTGGCCGGCAATTTCGTCAACGACGATATTCTCGCCAGCCTCGAATATGGCGTCGAGTTCCTCGGCGTGCCGCTCATCATGGTGCTCGGGCATACGCAGTGTGGCGCGGTGACCGCCACGGTCAAGGCGCTCAAGGACGGAGTTCATTTGCCCGGCCATCTGCCGGAACTGGTCCGCGCGATCAAGCCCGCCGTGCAGATGGCGCAAGTGGCGAAAGGAGATCAAGGCGAGGATCTCGTTGCGCGAACCACGATCGAAAACGTCAGGTTGAATACCAACCGGCTGATCGTATCCAGACCGCTCATCGGGCCGTATGTGAAGAGCGGCAAGGTCAAGATTGTCGGCGGCATCTACGATCTGGCGACCGGCAAGGTCACGCTGCTCTGA
- a CDS encoding alpha-ketoglutarate-dependent dioxygenase AlkB — translation MVSQQALFALEPVALLHDEEGGIRYLPESIPAATAQAWFETALRNVGWLSQQRMMYDREVAVPRLLATFARDAGDLPAPLGEAFEAVRALVGAPFNRVGLNLYRDGSDSVALHSDKTEKLVPAQPIAIVSLGASRRMSIRPKVGAGAARIVHVELEAGSCLVMSYASQFTHEHGIPKLAGVTEPRISLAFRCFSG, via the coding sequence ATGGTGTCCCAGCAAGCCCTATTCGCGCTCGAGCCCGTAGCCCTTCTCCATGACGAGGAAGGCGGAATCCGCTATCTGCCCGAGTCGATCCCGGCTGCCACGGCGCAGGCGTGGTTCGAGACAGCGCTGCGCAATGTCGGCTGGCTCAGTCAGCAGCGCATGATGTACGACCGCGAAGTCGCCGTGCCGCGTCTGCTCGCCACCTTCGCGCGTGATGCCGGCGACCTGCCCGCGCCCTTGGGCGAAGCATTCGAAGCCGTGCGCGCGCTCGTGGGCGCGCCGTTCAATCGCGTCGGCCTCAATCTCTATCGCGACGGCAGCGACAGCGTCGCGCTGCACAGCGACAAGACAGAGAAGCTGGTGCCCGCACAGCCGATTGCCATCGTCTCGCTCGGCGCGAGCCGCCGTATGTCGATCCGGCCGAAAGTTGGCGCCGGCGCCGCACGGATCGTGCATGTCGAACTGGAGGCCGGCAGTTGTCTTGTCATGAGCTATGCGTCGCAATTCACGCATGAGCACGGCATTCCCAAGCTTGCGGGCGTGACGGAGCCGCGCATCAGCCTCGCGTTTCGCTGCTTCAGCGGTTGA
- the treA gene encoding alpha,alpha-trehalase TreA, which yields MIESSQLRNFGRANIASRTAFRSVESTRLHRIAAASSFVFLINLAGVCHADTQVGGPLPPAPDILYGDLFVAVQTAQIYPDQKTFVDATPNADPAAIVQLYEQQKNNAGFSLANFVNQYFTPPSEPVITPPANQTLREHINWLWPALTRTTTSAPPNSSLIPLPKPYVVPGGRFREGYYWDTYFTMLGLQESGNENLVDDMLDNFAYEINTFGHIPNGNRTYYLDRSQPPFFSYMVELAAKVEGHGVYQKYLPALRKEYAYWMQGETTTQPGSATRNVVVMPDRTVLNRYWDELDTPRDESYLEDIQTAQQASGRNPNDVYRELRATAESGWDFSSRWFGDNMTLATVRTTSIIPVDLNSLMFHLEITIAKGCGETRDFRCVGEFAQRAAKRALGINRYLWNPNGYYGDYDWQLAKPRDNKTAAMVFPLFVGAAWPDRALKTAKQVQSTLLQPGGLVTTTYNTTQQWDAPNGWAPLHWAALQGLKRYGQDALAQQIGTRFLTDVKGVYASDQKLVEKYVVEGAGTGGGGGGEYPLQDGFGWTNGVTLKLLDLYSPGE from the coding sequence ATGATTGAGTCATCGCAATTGCGCAACTTCGGGCGCGCCAATATCGCATCTCGCACCGCTTTCCGTAGCGTTGAATCCACCAGGCTGCACCGCATAGCAGCCGCTTCGAGCTTCGTTTTCCTGATCAATCTCGCCGGCGTCTGCCACGCCGACACCCAGGTCGGCGGCCCGCTTCCGCCCGCTCCCGATATACTCTACGGCGATCTCTTCGTTGCCGTGCAAACCGCGCAGATCTATCCGGACCAGAAGACCTTCGTCGACGCAACGCCGAATGCCGATCCCGCCGCGATCGTGCAACTGTACGAGCAGCAGAAGAACAACGCGGGTTTTTCGCTGGCGAACTTCGTCAACCAATATTTCACGCCGCCGAGCGAGCCGGTCATCACGCCGCCCGCCAACCAGACGCTGCGTGAACACATCAACTGGCTGTGGCCCGCGCTGACCCGCACCACCACGAGCGCGCCGCCGAACAGCTCGCTGATTCCGTTGCCGAAACCGTACGTGGTGCCGGGCGGCCGTTTTCGCGAAGGCTACTACTGGGACACGTATTTCACGATGCTTGGGCTGCAGGAATCGGGCAACGAAAATCTCGTCGACGACATGCTCGACAACTTCGCCTACGAGATCAATACCTTCGGCCATATTCCGAACGGCAATCGCACCTACTATCTCGACCGTTCGCAGCCGCCGTTTTTCTCGTACATGGTGGAGCTCGCCGCGAAGGTGGAAGGCCACGGCGTCTACCAGAAGTACCTGCCGGCGCTGCGCAAGGAATACGCGTACTGGATGCAGGGCGAGACCACCACGCAACCCGGCTCGGCCACGCGCAATGTCGTCGTGATGCCGGATCGCACGGTGCTCAACCGCTACTGGGATGAACTCGACACGCCGCGCGACGAATCGTATCTGGAGGACATCCAGACCGCGCAACAGGCGAGCGGCCGCAATCCGAACGACGTCTACCGCGAGTTGCGGGCGACCGCCGAAAGCGGCTGGGATTTCAGCTCGCGCTGGTTCGGCGACAACATGACGCTCGCGACGGTGCGCACCACGTCGATCATTCCGGTCGATCTGAACAGCCTGATGTTCCACCTCGAGATCACCATCGCCAAGGGTTGCGGCGAGACGCGCGATTTCCGCTGCGTCGGCGAATTCGCGCAACGCGCCGCGAAGCGCGCGCTCGGCATCAACCGCTATCTGTGGAATCCCAACGGCTATTACGGCGACTATGACTGGCAGCTCGCCAAACCGCGCGACAACAAGACCGCGGCGATGGTGTTTCCGCTATTCGTCGGCGCGGCGTGGCCGGATCGCGCGCTCAAGACAGCAAAACAGGTGCAGTCGACCTTGTTGCAACCGGGCGGCCTCGTCACGACGACCTACAACACGACGCAGCAGTGGGACGCGCCGAACGGCTGGGCGCCGCTGCACTGGGCGGCGCTTCAGGGCCTGAAGCGTTATGGCCAGGACGCGCTCGCGCAACAGATCGGCACGCGTTTTCTTACCGACGTCAAAGGCGTCTATGCGTCCGATCAGAAACTGGTCGAGAAATACGTGGTGGAAGGCGCGGGAACGGGCGGCGGCGGCGGTGGCGAATATCCGCTGCAGGACGGCTTCGGCTGGACCAATGGCGTGACGCTCAAGCTGCTCGATCTGTACAGCCCGGGCGAGTGA
- a CDS encoding PA14 domain-containing protein, whose protein sequence is MRNYLVLAALAMLGACGGNDSSPGATASADKQVAAVDSAAASAASAAALADTANVESEFRAARAIPVGMKTTTPPLVIADPTLDLPPYTPPAPPAPVSTTTLSFGDFTNYLAPGSTQGWGPGANNSTITIPAPATNGTGAGDKAVALASTYATASYEADVTVSAPVGNGAANAGFIVRVTNPTAGGPDSLTGYFIGLDTGTHSLVVGRQNNNWTNFIAYPVSTIVGGSTHHLKVTTSGTAITVDLDQQRVISVNDATNALPAVFQAGSFGLRRFGVGATFSNITIRTYPAVTSPSYDFSKVVGAVYTPSNAVNAIDFWQNYDPEIVNRELTYAQTYGMNTIAVYLHYLVWANDRVAFLSKFENLLKIATRHGIKVSPIFYDDCWNPTPQYGPQAAPVWGVHNSQWVQSPGTPVEQAYFQPTASNSAVTYKASLASYITDFVAPHRKDPRIIFWETMNEPGCSGNGALQETRAVLMNDARIAILNAGAAQPINAPQVQEDEGTYFSDFYAFHPYGNPYTGPVNGSNVSALNSETLQRGFPGTTGQTMPGIVSNYGGSTGFIVWELMIGRTNTRFHWGQVPGAPATVEPATPFQGTIYPDGHPWQTSETQALTGGFNVKLPVLQVGYYNDPTFASAPVKTSVTPLIDFDLNTERGTDSPDASAGINATHYGVRWSGAIQAAQDGLYTFSIDSDNVARLWINGVKIIDKKTSAQATVSGKTWLAAKQRASIKVEYVHGTGPASMHLLWSNPAASNPNALRIVPSDSLVTSN, encoded by the coding sequence GTGCGCAATTACCTTGTACTTGCGGCGCTCGCCATGCTGGGCGCTTGCGGTGGCAATGACAGTTCGCCGGGCGCCACGGCGTCGGCGGACAAGCAGGTGGCCGCGGTCGATTCCGCAGCGGCTTCGGCCGCTTCGGCGGCGGCGCTGGCCGACACGGCCAACGTCGAAAGCGAATTCAGAGCCGCGAGGGCCATTCCCGTAGGGATGAAGACGACGACCCCGCCGCTCGTGATCGCCGACCCCACCCTCGACCTTCCGCCCTACACGCCGCCGGCGCCGCCCGCTCCGGTGTCCACCACCACCCTTTCTTTCGGCGACTTCACGAACTACCTCGCGCCGGGATCGACCCAAGGCTGGGGCCCCGGCGCCAACAACTCGACCATCACCATTCCCGCGCCGGCCACCAACGGCACCGGCGCAGGCGACAAAGCGGTGGCGCTCGCCAGCACCTACGCCACGGCGTCGTATGAAGCGGACGTGACGGTCAGCGCACCGGTCGGCAACGGCGCGGCCAACGCGGGCTTTATCGTGCGCGTGACGAACCCGACGGCCGGCGGCCCTGACAGCCTGACCGGCTACTTCATCGGCCTCGATACGGGTACGCATTCGTTGGTGGTCGGCCGCCAGAACAACAACTGGACCAACTTCATCGCGTATCCGGTCAGCACGATCGTCGGCGGCAGCACGCATCACCTGAAGGTCACGACGAGCGGCACGGCCATCACCGTCGATCTCGACCAGCAGCGCGTGATCAGCGTGAACGATGCCACCAACGCCCTGCCCGCCGTGTTCCAGGCGGGCAGCTTCGGGCTGCGGCGCTTCGGCGTCGGCGCGACCTTCAGCAACATCACGATCCGCACGTACCCGGCCGTGACGTCGCCGAGCTATGATTTTTCTAAGGTGGTCGGCGCGGTCTACACGCCTTCCAACGCGGTGAACGCGATCGACTTCTGGCAGAACTACGATCCGGAGATCGTCAATCGCGAACTGACGTACGCGCAGACCTACGGCATGAACACGATCGCGGTCTACCTGCATTACCTGGTGTGGGCGAACGATCGTGTGGCATTCCTGAGCAAGTTCGAGAACCTGCTGAAAATCGCCACGCGCCATGGCATCAAGGTCTCGCCGATCTTCTACGACGACTGCTGGAACCCGACGCCGCAATACGGCCCGCAAGCGGCGCCGGTTTGGGGCGTGCACAACAGCCAGTGGGTGCAGTCGCCGGGCACGCCGGTGGAACAGGCGTATTTCCAGCCGACGGCGTCCAATTCCGCCGTCACGTATAAGGCGAGTCTCGCGAGCTACATCACCGACTTCGTCGCCCCGCACCGCAAGGATCCGCGCATCATCTTCTGGGAGACGATGAACGAACCCGGTTGCAGCGGCAATGGCGCCTTGCAGGAAACCCGCGCGGTGCTGATGAACGACGCGCGCATCGCCATCCTGAACGCGGGCGCAGCGCAGCCGATCAACGCGCCGCAAGTGCAGGAAGACGAAGGCACGTACTTCTCCGACTTCTACGCGTTCCATCCCTACGGCAACCCGTACACGGGTCCGGTAAATGGCAGCAATGTCAGCGCGCTGAATTCCGAAACGCTGCAACGCGGCTTCCCAGGCACGACGGGTCAAACCATGCCGGGCATTGTGTCGAACTACGGCGGGTCGACGGGGTTCATCGTGTGGGAGTTGATGATCGGCCGCACCAATACGCGCTTCCACTGGGGCCAGGTGCCGGGCGCACCCGCCACGGTCGAACCGGCGACGCCCTTCCAGGGGACGATCTATCCGGACGGCCATCCGTGGCAGACCTCGGAGACACAGGCGTTGACAGGTGGCTTCAATGTGAAGCTGCCGGTGCTGCAGGTCGGTTACTACAACGATCCGACGTTCGCGAGCGCGCCGGTCAAGACGTCGGTTACGCCGTTGATCGATTTCGATCTGAACACCGAGCGCGGCACCGATTCGCCTGACGCCTCCGCGGGCATCAACGCGACTCACTACGGCGTGCGCTGGAGCGGCGCGATCCAGGCGGCGCAGGACGGGCTCTATACGTTCTCGATCGACAGCGATAATGTTGCGCGCCTGTGGATCAACGGCGTGAAGATCATCGACAAGAAGACCTCGGCGCAAGCCACCGTCAGCGGCAAGACCTGGCTCGCCGCGAAGCAGCGCGCGTCGATCAAGGTCGAGTATGTGCACGGCACGGGTCCGGCGAGCATGCATCTGCTGTGGTCGAACCCGGCGGCGAGCAATCCGAACGCTCTGCGGATCGTGCCGTCCGATTCGCTCGTGACGTCGAACTGA
- a CDS encoding DMT family transporter — MPPITAVRTSAVPLRSVALILVSMFCFALVDALAKSVALAYPANEVTFFRMLFGLVPAVAVCLRGKPITERIRHMDVRGQTLRALTLLGASGLFFAGLPYMPLSEAVAIVYSETLLVIVLAPLLLKEALKPRDALAAAVGFVGVLFVVRPDGSHSTWLGPVLLMSSAFFGALSIIQIKRIRASDDSGTTVLYFTVIGTLVTGASLFFAWRTPTLQALAVMALLGGFATAGQLLMTMAFRQAEAGALAPYNYTSIVWAALFGYVAWGETIGAMSLLGIALIVGSSIAVAMRGKQEEGPLV, encoded by the coding sequence ATGCCGCCGATCACCGCCGTCCGCACGAGCGCCGTGCCACTACGCAGCGTTGCGCTGATCCTCGTGTCGATGTTCTGTTTCGCGCTGGTCGATGCGCTCGCCAAATCCGTGGCGCTCGCTTATCCGGCCAACGAAGTGACGTTCTTTCGCATGCTGTTCGGCCTGGTACCTGCCGTGGCGGTGTGCCTGCGCGGCAAGCCAATCACCGAGCGGATCAGGCACATGGACGTGCGCGGGCAGACCCTTCGTGCGCTGACGCTGCTCGGCGCCTCGGGTCTCTTCTTCGCCGGTTTGCCATACATGCCGCTTAGTGAAGCGGTGGCGATCGTCTACTCAGAGACCTTGCTGGTGATCGTGCTCGCGCCGCTGTTGCTGAAGGAGGCCTTGAAGCCGCGCGATGCGCTGGCCGCCGCGGTCGGCTTTGTCGGCGTGCTGTTCGTGGTGCGTCCGGACGGCTCGCATTCGACTTGGCTCGGTCCTGTCCTGCTGATGTCTAGCGCGTTCTTCGGCGCGCTATCGATCATTCAGATCAAGCGCATTCGCGCCTCCGACGATTCGGGCACGACGGTGCTGTATTTCACGGTGATCGGCACGCTCGTCACCGGCGCTTCACTGTTTTTCGCGTGGCGCACGCCCACGCTCCAGGCGCTCGCGGTGATGGCCTTGCTCGGCGGCTTCGCCACGGCCGGGCAATTGCTGATGACCATGGCGTTTCGCCAGGCCGAGGCCGGCGCGCTCGCGCCGTACAACTACACGAGCATCGTGTGGGCGGCCCTGTTCGGCTATGTGGCGTGGGGCGAGACGATCGGCGCCATGTCGTTGCTCGGCATTGCATTGATTGTCGGCAGTTCGATTGCCGTTGCGATGCGTGGGAAGCAGGAAGAAGGGCCGCTCGTATAG
- a CDS encoding DUF4148 domain-containing protein, translating into MYSEPRKIVLASLVVSAVAIAAYVSQAGKPWQATDEFGSARGDAPAYRTRGDTISGAVISGPVTARSDSSSAMAGSLQAARSSLQRNDLAAAQAQLDAVSSAYQDDDQVRALQKEVQARADNEQRAVNTARAEKTPQPAAKPARMSSSTQHGRSRESRAAAREQTNRETNRASSYAESQAALDNLVARVDSNSAPNVRTPVSGGPVMARQASPIQAGMKTMQSASSAPVVVTPPLVQQVPQKPPVVSTMPTEPQADLTTQATLPSAPLVQSTPSGGAVVRTEDGPKTRSQVRAEIVRARQNGGLPAFGNPDPAGPGGAPSLTGAPRP; encoded by the coding sequence ATGTATAGCGAACCCAGGAAGATCGTTCTCGCAAGTCTTGTCGTCAGCGCGGTTGCAATTGCTGCCTACGTGTCGCAGGCCGGCAAACCCTGGCAGGCGACGGACGAATTCGGTTCGGCGCGTGGTGATGCGCCGGCTTACCGCACGCGCGGCGACACCATCAGCGGCGCGGTCATATCCGGTCCGGTCACCGCTCGCAGTGATTCGAGCAGTGCGATGGCCGGCAGCCTGCAGGCGGCGCGCAGTAGTCTGCAACGCAACGATCTTGCCGCCGCGCAGGCGCAACTGGATGCGGTCAGTTCCGCTTATCAGGACGACGATCAGGTGCGCGCGTTGCAAAAGGAAGTGCAGGCGCGCGCGGATAACGAGCAGCGTGCAGTGAACACGGCGCGAGCCGAGAAGACGCCGCAACCTGCTGCGAAGCCGGCGCGGATGTCTTCGTCGACGCAACATGGCCGGTCGCGTGAAAGCCGCGCTGCGGCCCGCGAACAGACGAACCGCGAGACGAACCGCGCGTCGAGTTATGCGGAGAGTCAGGCGGCGTTGGACAACCTGGTAGCCCGCGTCGACAGCAATAGCGCGCCGAACGTGAGAACGCCAGTGAGTGGCGGACCAGTTATGGCGAGGCAAGCTTCGCCTATTCAGGCCGGGATGAAAACGATGCAGAGCGCGAGCAGCGCGCCGGTCGTCGTGACGCCGCCGCTGGTCCAGCAAGTGCCGCAGAAACCGCCCGTGGTCTCAACCATGCCGACGGAGCCGCAAGCCGACCTGACCACGCAAGCCACGTTGCCGTCGGCGCCGTTGGTCCAGTCCACGCCGTCCGGCGGCGCGGTGGTGAGAACGGAAGACGGCCCGAAAACACGCTCGCAGGTGCGCGCGGAAATCGTCCGCGCCCGGCAGAACGGCGGACTTCCCGCGTTCGGCAATCCCGACCCCGCGGGGCCAGGCGGGGCGCCGAGCCTCACCGGCGCGCCGCGTCCGTAA
- the surE gene encoding 5'/3'-nucleotidase SurE, with amino-acid sequence MSAYEPKVPRVLLTNDDGIDAPGLAVLEAVAAEIAHEVWVVAPEHDQSGTSHSISLHSPLRVSRQGERRFGVAGTPGDCVVMGVRHLMRDTPPTLILSGINRGGNLGVETMFSGTVGAAMTGLLLGLPSFALSQTFSNRDNVRWDTARALAPGVIRQLLAIEQAAPTCLNINFPDVDAALAGPLTPTRQGVGLVEDIDVLPQVDPRGMAYHWLRFQRGARANDPDSETAVVASGRVSVTPLAFDRTDEPTFARLAASLG; translated from the coding sequence ATGTCTGCCTATGAACCCAAAGTGCCGCGGGTACTGTTGACGAACGACGACGGTATCGACGCGCCCGGCCTCGCCGTACTCGAAGCCGTGGCCGCCGAGATCGCGCACGAAGTCTGGGTGGTCGCGCCCGAGCACGATCAGAGTGGCACGTCGCATTCGATCAGCCTGCATTCGCCGTTGCGCGTGAGCCGCCAGGGCGAGCGGCGTTTCGGCGTGGCCGGCACACCCGGCGATTGCGTCGTGATGGGCGTGCGCCACCTGATGCGCGACACGCCGCCCACGCTGATTCTTTCCGGCATCAATCGCGGCGGCAATCTCGGTGTTGAAACGATGTTTTCAGGCACCGTCGGCGCCGCCATGACGGGCCTGTTGCTCGGCTTGCCGTCGTTCGCGCTGAGCCAGACTTTCAGCAATCGCGACAACGTGCGCTGGGACACCGCGCGTGCGCTCGCGCCCGGCGTGATCCGCCAGTTGCTCGCAATCGAGCAGGCAGCGCCCACCTGCCTGAACATCAACTTTCCCGATGTCGACGCGGCGCTTGCCGGTCCGCTTACGCCGACTCGCCAGGGCGTTGGACTCGTCGAAGATATCGACGTGTTGCCGCAAGTCGATCCGCGCGGCATGGCGTATCACTGGTTGCGCTTTCAACGTGGCGCGCGCGCGAACGATCCCGATAGCGAAACGGCCGTGGTGGCGTCGGGGCGCGTGTCCGTCACGCCGCTCGCTTTCGACCGCACCGACGAGCCCACCTTCGCGCGGCTCGCGGCTTCGCTGGGTTAA
- a CDS encoding porin, with translation MNKFVLSSLSLALIGTASAAHAQSSVTLYGLIDTGLTYTSNAGGSSNFQQASGMLNGNRWGLRGSEDLGGGLKAIFVLENGFNLSTGKLGQNSREFGRQAFVGLSSDQYGAVTLGRQYDSVVDYLGPLALNGTQYGGTLASHPYDNDNLNNSVRINNAVKFQSVNYGGFKVGALYGFSNAAGSFADSRAYSVGASYVFGGLKVAAGYLQLNGGGSSTNTSGAVASGDSTFNAARQRTYGAGVNYAFGAANVGLVFTQTQLNGATAIGSNASGTTSGLTLNSGSARFTNYEVNGRYAFTPAWTVSGAYTFTDARLDGASPKYHQITLQTDYALSKRTDVYAEAAYQHVGSTGNSGITADIVGVSASSTDSQVVGTVGIRHRF, from the coding sequence ATGAACAAATTCGTCCTGTCGAGCCTCTCGCTCGCTCTTATCGGCACCGCGAGTGCCGCTCACGCACAAAGCTCGGTCACGCTGTACGGCCTGATCGACACCGGGCTGACCTACACCAGCAACGCGGGTGGCAGCAGCAACTTCCAGCAAGCCAGCGGCATGCTGAACGGCAACCGTTGGGGCCTGCGCGGTTCGGAAGATCTGGGTGGCGGCCTGAAGGCGATCTTCGTCCTCGAAAACGGCTTCAACCTCTCGACCGGCAAGCTGGGTCAGAACAGCCGCGAGTTCGGCCGCCAGGCATTCGTCGGCCTGTCGAGCGACCAGTACGGCGCGGTCACGCTCGGCCGCCAGTACGACAGCGTGGTCGACTATCTCGGCCCGCTCGCGCTGAACGGTACGCAATACGGCGGCACGCTCGCCTCGCATCCGTACGACAACGACAACCTGAACAACTCGGTGCGTATCAACAATGCCGTGAAGTTTCAGAGCGTCAATTACGGTGGCTTCAAGGTCGGCGCACTGTATGGCTTCTCGAACGCGGCGGGCAGCTTCGCGGACAGCCGCGCGTATAGCGTCGGCGCATCGTATGTGTTCGGCGGCCTGAAGGTCGCGGCAGGCTACCTGCAACTGAACGGCGGCGGTTCGAGCACCAACACGAGCGGCGCGGTAGCAAGCGGCGACTCCACCTTCAACGCGGCGCGTCAACGCACCTATGGCGCGGGCGTCAACTACGCGTTCGGCGCGGCCAATGTCGGGCTCGTGTTCACGCAAACGCAGTTGAACGGCGCGACGGCGATCGGCTCCAACGCATCGGGCACGACGAGCGGCCTGACGCTGAATAGCGGCAGCGCACGTTTCACAAACTATGAAGTGAACGGCCGTTACGCGTTCACGCCGGCATGGACGGTGTCGGGCGCTTATACATTCACGGACGCGCGTCTCGACGGTGCCAGCCCGAAGTATCACCAGATCACGTTGCAGACGGACTATGCGTTGTCCAAACGCACCGACGTCTATGCTGAAGCGGCTTATCAGCATGTCGGCAGCACGGGCAATTCGGGTATCACGGCTGATATCGTCGGCGTGAGCGCTTCGTCGACCGACTCGCAGGTGGTCGGCACGGTGGGTATCCGTCACCGCTTCTAA